The proteins below come from a single Paludibacter jiangxiensis genomic window:
- a CDS encoding alpha-L-rhamnosidase, translating into MKRSTTILSFRAILFLLLYLSVNSVVIAQSTSLCKITNLLTEYTSTPIGIDVAKPRFSWQMQVEGNERGYFQKAYQIVVNDDKGNTVWNSGKQESNISLNIEYHGIPLQAENRYQWHLTVWNQKNEELTAGSWFETGLMNPSIQAWNGAKWIGGTGDQIPFYSQYFSVFKIGCTVQLDAVSGSSKASLVFGANDKRLMDKNKNVFNLSNKLNASYIRVELDCSSLINKKEDFAQIKVYRVGYQPEDKQDKPIGSVEIPTSIINVRNVYAAHTILIESSVGTLNFEVDGQKIMIPKPANHNIYIPFGIQVNPMGVGGDYIGFPMLADVGFMLGKQQKAAFSNLQIRNYRSPSNVLFAEDIPDDGKYQGIFAKALKGGKTNVEIKNHSIILSGGQNGCFVVANPSRNAMPMLRTVVDNGNKNIRSARVYVTARGVYELWINGKRVGNDWFNPGLSQYDKTHFYQTYDVTSLLQKGKNTVGVMLGEGWWSGNLSYLPVNWNYFGDRQSLLMKMVIRFNDGTSKTVTSDPSKWKYFANGPVRYGSFFQGEVYDATKEQLIEKWATSDYDDSAWSKAMEVLTDGTTYKDSMTEKDHQATVEKMPVFSNTDQAELIGQIGENVKQVNELTAQLVSEVRRGVYVYDMGQNMVGVPCIHLEGYKKGHVITFRFAEMQYPDLKEYRENKDMIMLENIRAALAQDIYRCKGGEEIFQPRFTFHGYRYIEITGLDKPLPLSFVKGKVLSSVPKITSHYSTSNPDVNRLWKNICWSMQGNFLSIPTDCPQRNERMGWSGDISVFSRTATYMGMVPQFLRRHVLALRDTQYGDGRFADVAPIGGGFGGIVWGSAGITVPWESYLQYGDSAMLAEHYDAMKRYIDYLNRNIDAKTGITTTGQLADWLSPEGNLIGPVGVNNLVWDAYYAYDLDLIHRIAKILGKEEDATTYATLFEKRKQHFNATYIDSATKKTRQLFPPKTFDNQVSYVVPLAFNLLNDSNREPAIRYLVRNIGHEVKDDKEIIRPPYSLMTGFVGTAWISKVLSDNGLDSIAYRLLQQTTYPSWLYPVKQGATTVWERLNSYTLENGFGGNNSMNSFNHYSFGSVGAWMYNYSLGIDRDETDPGFKHFMLRPTPDPDGVMTHAEGYYDSMYGRIESSWRLENGKTIYRFTVPANTSATLFLKAPDVNRISESGTAVKFAKGIRFLKSENGKSLFELGSGNYSFEVLNQ; encoded by the coding sequence ATGAAACGCTCAACTACAATTCTTAGCTTCCGGGCAATACTGTTTCTGCTGCTATATCTGTCTGTTAATTCGGTGGTTATTGCACAGTCAACCTCTCTTTGTAAAATAACGAACCTACTTACGGAATACACATCTACGCCGATAGGTATTGACGTTGCCAAACCCCGGTTTAGCTGGCAAATGCAGGTTGAAGGTAATGAACGGGGATACTTCCAGAAAGCGTATCAAATTGTGGTCAATGATGACAAAGGCAACACGGTCTGGAATAGTGGCAAACAGGAAAGCAATATTTCTCTCAATATTGAATATCACGGCATTCCTTTGCAGGCTGAAAACCGTTATCAATGGCATCTGACGGTCTGGAATCAAAAAAATGAAGAGCTTACGGCCGGTTCGTGGTTCGAAACGGGTTTAATGAATCCTTCGATCCAGGCCTGGAATGGAGCAAAATGGATTGGAGGTACCGGCGATCAAATTCCATTCTATTCCCAATATTTTTCTGTATTCAAAATTGGTTGTACCGTTCAGCTCGATGCAGTTTCCGGTTCTTCTAAGGCTTCTCTTGTGTTTGGTGCGAATGATAAACGGTTGATGGATAAAAATAAGAATGTGTTTAATCTGTCCAATAAGCTAAATGCGTCTTACATCAGGGTGGAACTGGATTGCTCAAGTCTTATCAATAAAAAAGAGGATTTTGCACAGATAAAGGTTTACAGGGTAGGGTACCAACCTGAAGACAAACAAGACAAGCCTATTGGCTCTGTTGAGATCCCAACATCCATTATCAATGTCAGGAATGTGTATGCTGCTCATACCATCCTGATAGAGTCGTCGGTTGGCACTTTGAATTTTGAAGTTGACGGACAAAAAATTATGATCCCCAAGCCGGCAAATCATAATATTTATATTCCTTTCGGGATTCAGGTAAATCCAATGGGCGTTGGTGGCGATTATATCGGATTTCCGATGTTGGCAGACGTGGGCTTTATGCTTGGTAAACAACAGAAAGCCGCTTTTTCGAATTTACAAATACGCAATTACCGGAGTCCTTCTAATGTTTTATTTGCGGAAGATATTCCGGATGACGGTAAATATCAGGGCATTTTTGCTAAGGCACTCAAAGGTGGCAAAACAAATGTTGAAATTAAAAATCATTCGATTATTCTTTCCGGTGGCCAAAACGGGTGTTTTGTTGTGGCTAATCCTTCCCGAAATGCAATGCCAATGTTGCGAACTGTTGTTGACAATGGTAATAAAAATATCCGGTCGGCTCGCGTGTACGTAACGGCAAGGGGTGTTTACGAACTATGGATTAACGGAAAAAGGGTAGGGAACGACTGGTTTAATCCGGGACTCTCGCAGTACGATAAAACTCATTTTTATCAGACTTATGACGTGACTTCTTTGTTGCAAAAGGGTAAAAATACCGTAGGTGTTATGCTGGGTGAAGGCTGGTGGAGCGGTAACCTTTCTTATTTGCCTGTCAACTGGAATTACTTCGGCGACCGCCAATCTCTTTTGATGAAAATGGTCATCCGTTTCAATGACGGCACATCTAAAACAGTCACTTCCGATCCGTCCAAATGGAAATATTTTGCCAATGGCCCAGTTCGTTACGGAAGCTTCTTTCAGGGCGAAGTATACGATGCGACGAAAGAACAATTGATTGAGAAATGGGCGACTTCGGATTATGATGATTCGGCGTGGAGCAAGGCGATGGAGGTGTTGACTGATGGAACAACTTATAAGGACTCTATGACCGAAAAAGATCATCAGGCAACTGTTGAAAAAATGCCGGTTTTCAGCAATACTGATCAAGCAGAACTGATAGGACAGATCGGCGAAAATGTCAAACAGGTCAACGAACTCACGGCTCAATTAGTGAGTGAAGTTCGTCGCGGTGTGTATGTATATGATATGGGGCAAAATATGGTAGGAGTACCGTGCATTCATCTTGAAGGGTATAAAAAAGGTCATGTAATTACATTTCGGTTTGCGGAAATGCAATATCCCGACCTGAAAGAATACCGCGAGAATAAGGATATGATCATGCTGGAGAATATTCGGGCAGCACTGGCACAGGATATCTATCGTTGCAAAGGCGGTGAAGAGATATTTCAGCCTCGTTTTACCTTTCACGGTTATAGATATATCGAAATTACAGGACTTGATAAGCCATTGCCTCTTTCCTTTGTTAAAGGCAAAGTTTTGAGTTCAGTTCCAAAAATAACCTCTCATTACTCGACATCCAATCCGGATGTTAATCGCCTGTGGAAAAACATTTGCTGGTCAATGCAGGGTAATTTTTTGTCTATCCCGACGGACTGTCCGCAACGCAACGAGCGGATGGGCTGGAGTGGCGATATTTCAGTGTTTTCCCGTACAGCTACTTACATGGGAATGGTTCCTCAGTTTCTTCGCCGACATGTGCTTGCACTGCGCGATACTCAGTATGGCGATGGACGTTTTGCCGATGTGGCTCCTATTGGAGGTGGCTTCGGGGGTATTGTGTGGGGTAGTGCCGGCATTACTGTCCCCTGGGAATCGTACCTTCAATACGGAGACAGCGCTATGCTGGCAGAACATTACGATGCCATGAAACGTTATATCGACTATTTGAATAGAAACATCGATGCGAAAACTGGTATCACCACTACAGGTCAACTGGCAGACTGGCTGAGTCCTGAGGGTAATCTGATCGGTCCTGTTGGTGTGAATAATCTTGTGTGGGATGCCTATTATGCTTACGATCTGGATTTAATACACCGCATTGCAAAAATTCTTGGCAAAGAAGAAGATGCTACAACGTATGCTACACTTTTTGAAAAACGCAAACAGCATTTCAATGCTACTTACATTGATTCGGCAACAAAGAAAACACGCCAGTTGTTTCCTCCAAAAACATTTGATAATCAGGTATCTTACGTAGTTCCTCTGGCGTTTAACCTGCTGAACGATTCCAACAGAGAACCTGCAATCCGTTACCTTGTTCGTAATATCGGTCATGAAGTAAAAGACGACAAGGAAATTATTCGACCGCCATATTCCCTGATGACAGGTTTTGTGGGAACTGCATGGATTAGTAAAGTGTTGTCGGATAATGGGTTGGATTCTATTGCCTATAGACTGCTTCAGCAAACAACCTATCCATCATGGCTTTATCCGGTAAAACAGGGGGCTACTACCGTTTGGGAACGACTGAATTCGTATACACTTGAAAATGGATTCGGAGGCAATAATAGCATGAATTCCTTTAATCATTATTCGTTTGGCTCGGTGGGGGCATGGATGTATAACTATTCTCTGGGAATTGATCGTGACGAAACTGACCCCGGATTCAAGCATTTTATGCTCCGGCCAACTCCCGATCCGGATGGAGTTATGACTCATGCGGAAGGGTATTACGACTCGATGTATGGGCGTATAGAGAGCTCCTGGAGGCTGGAGAATGGGAAAACGATTTATCGGTTTACTGTGCCGGCAAATACCTCTGCGACTCTCTTCCTTAAAGCGCCTGATGTAAACCGGATCAGTGAGAGCGGGACTGCAGTTAAATTTGCGAAGGGCATACGTTTCCTGAAAAGTGAAAATGGAAAATCATTGTTTGAATTAGGCTCCGGAAATTACAGCTTTGAAGTTCTAAATCAGTGA
- a CDS encoding transglutaminase-like domain-containing protein yields the protein MRKFIFCTTFLLSFLFSQAQKTYHGLPVITAKDSMADYRLGDDWYEGQWKISPQITADTLTIQCFLPVEDFTFYTDKDSIQFFLHPGQSHKFFVLLNDTSYAITVIQAIKPHFTTLTFDSVASLPAHLIYENNNQNPYLIQLRDKYRIDRLVKGAESNSERALKVMHWIHGLWKHDGYNAAEKKDALYILEKAEKGDNFRCVEFGIVTAACMNSIGLKARVLSLKVKDVETRLSGAGHVVAEVYLNDLKKWVLLDSQWDAMPVLHGIPLNAVEFQKAIKEHYSQLEISSLSGASKRMYTNWIYPYLYYFNCPFDNREGTDTEKLTIDGKKALMLVPQGAKNPTVFQGKYKLDYCIYTHSLNDFYAPPVSH from the coding sequence ATGCGTAAATTCATATTTTGTACGACTTTCCTGTTATCATTTCTATTTTCACAGGCTCAAAAAACATACCACGGCTTACCCGTTATAACTGCAAAAGATTCAATGGCAGACTACCGGCTGGGCGATGACTGGTATGAAGGCCAGTGGAAAATTTCACCTCAAATAACCGCTGACACCCTCACTATTCAGTGTTTTCTACCTGTCGAAGATTTTACTTTTTACACAGATAAAGATAGCATTCAATTCTTCCTTCATCCCGGTCAGAGCCATAAGTTTTTTGTTTTGCTCAATGACACATCGTATGCCATAACTGTGATCCAGGCAATTAAACCGCATTTTACAACCTTAACCTTTGATTCTGTTGCATCTCTGCCTGCTCATCTTATTTACGAGAATAACAATCAAAATCCTTACCTGATTCAGTTGCGGGACAAATATCGTATCGATCGACTTGTTAAAGGAGCCGAAAGCAATTCGGAACGAGCCCTGAAAGTTATGCACTGGATTCATGGATTATGGAAGCACGATGGGTATAATGCGGCCGAGAAGAAAGACGCCTTGTATATTCTCGAGAAAGCAGAAAAAGGAGACAATTTTCGTTGTGTTGAATTTGGTATCGTTACAGCAGCATGCATGAACTCAATTGGTCTAAAGGCAAGAGTGCTCAGTTTGAAAGTAAAGGATGTGGAGACCAGATTATCAGGAGCCGGACATGTTGTTGCCGAAGTATATCTGAATGACCTGAAGAAATGGGTACTACTGGATAGTCAGTGGGATGCTATGCCGGTATTGCATGGAATTCCTCTTAATGCCGTCGAATTTCAGAAAGCCATTAAAGAACACTATTCACAACTTGAAATAAGTTCGTTATCGGGAGCAAGCAAACGAATGTATACCAACTGGATATATCCATACCTTTATTATTTCAATTGTCCGTTCGACAACCGGGAAGGTACGGATACTGAAAAACTTACCATTGACGGCAAGAAAGCGCTGATGCTTGTACCTCAGGGAGCAAAAAATCCTACTGTTTTTCAGGGTAAATACAAACTGGATTATTGCATTTATACCCATTCGCTGAACGATTTTTACGCACCACCTGTGTCTCACTGA
- a CDS encoding putative signal transducing protein yields the protein MQNKEHAVEAYAGTLWEAQLIQSLLENAEIESYLVNALLNAYAFNPSIAGNVKVMISSNDVDQATIIINDYYTNKQKEDTMG from the coding sequence ATGCAGAATAAAGAACATGCCGTTGAAGCTTACGCCGGAACATTATGGGAAGCGCAGCTCATACAAAGCCTTTTGGAGAATGCCGAAATTGAGTCTTATCTTGTAAATGCTCTTTTAAATGCGTATGCGTTTAATCCTTCTATCGCCGGAAATGTCAAAGTAATGATTTCGAGTAACGATGTTGATCAAGCAACGATTATAATCAACGACTATTATACCAACAAACAAAAGGAGGATACAATGGGATAA
- the thpR gene encoding RNA 2',3'-cyclic phosphodiesterase, whose translation MKTKRVFLAIPYNGETLVTEAINQLKSDLSDYRIRWISTDDLHLTLFFFGQISTQQVSVIQDTIFAITDNLRSFTFAINSTGIFYSERNPRVLWLGIDKSDSLIALKNEIDQALASIGFFADKQPFVPHITVGRFASRQIATPQLVNTIDEMTNMLPIVCKGQSVVLYESILSPDGSQYKPIETFRLNDSALEKET comes from the coding sequence ATGAAAACAAAAAGAGTTTTTCTTGCTATTCCATACAATGGAGAAACACTCGTTACCGAAGCTATAAACCAACTGAAATCGGATTTATCAGACTATCGTATCAGATGGATATCGACGGACGATCTTCATCTGACGCTTTTCTTTTTCGGGCAGATTTCCACACAACAGGTTTCCGTCATACAAGACACTATTTTTGCCATAACAGACAATTTGCGGAGCTTTACCTTTGCTATTAATTCGACAGGGATATTTTATTCGGAACGTAATCCGCGGGTACTTTGGCTGGGTATCGACAAATCAGACAGTCTGATTGCCTTAAAAAACGAAATCGATCAGGCTTTGGCTTCTATTGGCTTTTTCGCCGACAAACAGCCTTTTGTGCCCCACATTACAGTTGGACGGTTTGCATCCCGGCAAATAGCGACTCCGCAACTTGTAAATACAATTGACGAAATGACAAACATGTTACCAATAGTCTGTAAAGGACAATCGGTTGTTTTGTATGAAAGCATTTTGTCGCCTGATGGTTCGCAATACAAACCAATAGAAACATTCAGGCTAAACGATTCTGCGTTAGAGAAAGAAACTTAG
- the pdxH gene encoding pyridoxamine 5'-phosphate oxidase: protein MNFFKSISGQIQGKSLRQLVANFRNEYISNGIAESDLKENPIDQFEVWFNEAVSNKLREPNAMHLATATPDGKPSGRVVLLKGFDERGFIFYTNYSSRKSHELEANNYASLTFLWLELYKQVRIEGIVHRIPPIEANHYFSSRPRGSQISAWASMQSQPVNSRHELELRMEDIEKEFSGKPVPRPENWGGYCLAPTKVEFWLGRSNRLHDRILYELQADNTWTKQRLSP from the coding sequence ATGAATTTTTTCAAAAGTATATCCGGGCAAATACAAGGTAAATCTCTTCGTCAATTGGTTGCCAATTTTCGCAACGAATACATATCCAACGGAATAGCGGAATCGGATCTTAAAGAAAACCCGATAGACCAGTTTGAAGTCTGGTTCAATGAAGCTGTAAGCAATAAATTGCGGGAACCCAACGCAATGCACCTAGCAACGGCAACTCCCGATGGGAAACCATCCGGAAGAGTTGTCTTGTTAAAAGGCTTTGATGAACGCGGTTTTATCTTCTACACCAATTACTCCAGTCGTAAATCGCATGAACTTGAAGCAAATAATTATGCTTCACTTACTTTTCTGTGGCTTGAATTGTATAAACAAGTGAGAATAGAAGGCATCGTTCATCGCATTCCTCCGATAGAAGCAAATCATTATTTTAGCAGTCGCCCAAGAGGGAGCCAGATCAGTGCATGGGCTTCAATGCAGAGTCAGCCGGTGAACTCCAGACATGAATTAGAACTGCGCATGGAAGATATCGAAAAAGAATTCAGCGGAAAACCGGTGCCTCGTCCAGAAAACTGGGGAGGATATTGCCTGGCACCTACCAAAGTGGAATTCTGGCTGGGAAGATCTAACCGATTACACGATAGAATACTATACGAATTGCAAGCAGATAATACCTGGACCAAACAACGTCTTTCTCCATAA
- a CDS encoding aminodeoxychorismate synthase component I, with product MNKTITVTKELAIRTMNFWGSEGRPFLFVIDFLQNEPIVLALDEINEQQFLFKTPLLSNVNPCSSGLPIEIEAFPMPKEEYEGQFKKVLAEIRRGNSFVVNLTCQTPIKCNTSTHHIFHASKSKYGLWYKDHFVCFSPETFVQIEDGCIKTFPMKGTIDANKPNAAEDILNDEKEKAEHNCVVDLLRNDLSMIAENVEVTRYRYIDKVLTEKGALLQVSSEITGILNADYKNHLGDIIFSMLPAGSITGAPKIKTTEIILDAENYDRGYYSGVFGVFDGHKLDSAVMIRFIEETAQGLVFKSGGGITAKSNLDNEYNEMNAKVYVSAT from the coding sequence ATGAATAAAACAATTACGGTAACAAAAGAACTTGCAATTCGCACAATGAATTTCTGGGGCTCGGAAGGACGTCCATTCTTGTTTGTTATTGATTTTCTGCAAAATGAACCCATTGTTCTTGCACTTGATGAAATAAACGAGCAACAGTTTCTTTTCAAAACTCCGTTGCTGTCTAATGTAAATCCTTGTTCGTCCGGTCTTCCGATAGAAATTGAAGCTTTTCCGATGCCTAAAGAGGAATATGAGGGTCAATTTAAAAAAGTCTTAGCGGAAATACGTCGTGGCAATAGTTTTGTAGTGAATCTTACCTGCCAGACACCGATAAAATGTAATACGTCAACGCACCATATTTTCCACGCGTCAAAATCAAAATATGGACTTTGGTATAAAGATCATTTTGTGTGTTTTTCTCCAGAGACATTTGTACAAATAGAAGATGGTTGCATTAAGACTTTTCCCATGAAAGGCACAATTGATGCTAACAAGCCTAATGCAGCGGAGGATATTCTGAATGACGAAAAAGAAAAAGCAGAACACAATTGCGTGGTTGATCTTTTACGCAATGACCTTAGCATGATAGCCGAGAATGTAGAAGTGACCCGTTATCGGTATATTGATAAAGTATTAACTGAAAAAGGAGCTCTTTTGCAGGTAAGTTCTGAAATAACCGGCATATTGAATGCTGACTATAAGAATCATTTGGGAGATATCATTTTTTCTATGCTACCCGCAGGTTCAATAACAGGTGCGCCAAAGATTAAAACCACAGAAATTATTCTTGATGCTGAAAACTATGATCGTGGTTATTATTCAGGAGTATTTGGTGTTTTCGATGGTCATAAACTTGATAGCGCCGTGATGATTCGCTTTATAGAAGAAACGGCGCAAGGTCTCGTATTTAAGAGCGGAGGTGGAATTACTGCCAAAAGTAATCTGGACAATGAGTATAACGAAATGAATGCTAAAGTATATGTGTCTGCTACTTGA
- a CDS encoding aminotransferase class IV translates to MNNSRRCLFGIQNPIILSDQLFDKEIKGVAKCRIVYSETIHSVDSLPYTPRLINTLYLIEKNDIDYTYKYADRSAFQNLPAHAPDEDFLIVKNGYITDTTFSNIVFFDGNQWVTPSTYLLNGTQRQRLLREGRIVSRNIKADDLDSFLYARLINAMLDFDSAPFIEMSAIRVSQ, encoded by the coding sequence ATGAATAATTCGAGAAGGTGTCTATTTGGAATACAGAATCCTATCATTCTCTCAGATCAACTATTTGATAAAGAGATAAAAGGAGTTGCAAAATGCCGGATTGTTTATTCCGAAACAATTCATTCTGTAGATAGCCTCCCTTACACGCCCCGTCTGATCAATACACTATATCTGATAGAAAAAAACGATATCGATTACACATACAAATATGCAGACAGAAGCGCATTTCAAAATTTACCGGCGCACGCTCCTGACGAAGACTTTCTCATCGTAAAAAATGGGTATATTACCGATACCACCTTTTCTAATATAGTGTTTTTTGACGGGAACCAATGGGTTACACCTTCCACTTACCTGCTTAACGGTACACAACGCCAACGATTATTGAGAGAAGGGCGCATTGTTAGTCGTAATATTAAAGCCGATGATCTGGATTCTTTCCTTTATGCTCGTTTAATAAACGCAATGCTCGATTTTGATTCTGCTCCGTTTATTGAAATGTCTGCTATCAGGGTTTCTCAATAA